The following proteins are co-located in the Romeriopsis navalis LEGE 11480 genome:
- a CDS encoding pyridoxamine 5'-phosphate oxidase family protein, with translation MQQQQMFFTATATAAGRINLSPKGIDSFRLIDPLTVAYLDLTGSGNETSAHLRVADRITVMFCSFDAKSQILRIYGRGQVIRPRDPDWTAMLQEFPAIDGTRQIVQITVESVQTSCGMGVPRYEFVEQRDSLINWAKNKGSDGLRQYWSEKNQVSIDGLPTEIFSNHNSDTCDR, from the coding sequence ATGCAACAGCAGCAAATGTTCTTCACCGCCACCGCCACTGCTGCGGGACGGATCAATCTCTCACCGAAGGGCATCGATAGCTTTCGGCTCATTGACCCACTCACCGTCGCCTATCTTGATCTCACCGGCAGTGGAAATGAAACGAGTGCGCACTTGCGCGTCGCCGATCGCATCACAGTCATGTTTTGCAGCTTTGACGCCAAATCACAGATTTTGCGGATTTATGGTCGGGGCCAAGTGATTCGTCCACGTGATCCAGACTGGACCGCAATGTTGCAAGAATTTCCGGCGATCGACGGGACACGCCAAATTGTCCAAATCACTGTGGAATCCGTTCAGACATCCTGTGGCATGGGCGTACCACGCTACGAATTTGTTGAACAACGCGACTCACTGATTAACTGGGCAAAAAATAAGGGCAGCGACGGACTCCGTCAGTATTGGAGCGAGAAAAATCAAGTCAGCATTGATGGATTACCTACAGAGATTTTCAGCAATCACAACTCAGACACCTGTGACAGATAA